Proteins encoded by one window of Deinococcus radiodurans R1 = ATCC 13939 = DSM 20539:
- the nusB gene encoding transcription antitermination factor NusB, which produces MTRRREKAVQPVGTRRAAREFVFRVLFEADRGDVPLQAVFTRAEGVMREGDDTFPQLGPDALHFAEELVTGLERHREAIDDVLHRTIRGWTFDQMAQTDLNVLRLATYELMYTPEPHPPVIESAVRIARKFGGDDSGRFVNGVLAGLSRNLREEVGESPAADMTAPAPADTAPADTAPADPAASEPDEPRDA; this is translated from the coding sequence TTGACCCGCCGCCGTGAAAAAGCCGTGCAGCCGGTGGGCACCCGCCGCGCTGCCCGTGAATTCGTCTTCCGCGTGCTGTTCGAGGCCGACCGGGGCGACGTGCCGCTTCAGGCTGTCTTTACCCGTGCCGAGGGCGTCATGCGCGAGGGCGACGACACCTTTCCGCAACTCGGCCCGGATGCCCTGCACTTTGCCGAGGAACTCGTCACGGGCCTGGAGCGCCACCGCGAAGCCATCGACGACGTGCTGCACCGCACCATCCGGGGCTGGACCTTCGACCAGATGGCCCAGACCGACCTCAACGTGCTGCGCCTCGCCACCTACGAGCTGATGTACACCCCCGAGCCGCACCCGCCGGTCATCGAAAGCGCCGTGCGGATCGCCCGCAAGTTCGGCGGCGACGACTCGGGCCGCTTCGTCAACGGCGTGCTGGCCGGGCTGTCGCGCAACCTGCGTGAAGAAGTGGGGGAAAGCCCGGCAGCAGACATGACCGCACCAGCCCCGGCAGACACGGCCCCGGCAGACACGGCCCCGGCAGACCCGGCAGCGAGCGAGCCCGACGAGCCCCGCGACGCCTGA
- a CDS encoding Asp23/Gls24 family envelope stress response protein, whose translation MTTPEVDISKSVLLDIASTTLDHIEGVEIAPAPLKVGEVIRNQPGARRPRALRVTREGQEVTVDVGLNIEYGQHLVKVSQQAQRSICENIELMTGLKVKTVNISVQGVCVPKEQPGARAQSSVKPSATAKGQGAS comes from the coding sequence ATGACCACCCCCGAAGTAGACATCAGCAAAAGCGTGCTGCTCGATATCGCATCGACCACGCTCGACCACATCGAAGGCGTCGAGATCGCGCCCGCTCCCCTCAAGGTGGGCGAGGTCATTCGCAACCAGCCCGGCGCCCGGCGCCCGCGCGCCCTGCGCGTGACCCGCGAAGGCCAGGAAGTGACGGTGGACGTGGGCCTGAACATCGAGTACGGCCAGCACCTCGTCAAGGTCTCGCAGCAGGCGCAGCGCTCGATCTGTGAGAACATCGAACTGATGACAGGACTCAAGGTCAAGACCGTCAACATCTCGGTGCAGGGCGTGTGCGTGCCCAAGGAGCAGCCCGGTGCCAGGGCGCAGAGCAGCGTCAAACCCTCGGCCACCGCAAAAGGCCAGGGCGCGAGTTGA
- a CDS encoding BMP family lipoprotein, whose product MKKFVTLALTLSTLGASVASAQAVRVGMAYDAGGKADKSFNQSAYEGSQLAAKKLGIQVKDFEPSDPSQIIQGVRSFAKEGFDLTIGVGFSNNASITQVAKENPDLYFGLVDDVSTAKNVASLVFNEEQGSYLVGYLAAMNSSTGVVGFIGGMNIPLIHKFEAGYRAGVKAANPKATIISQYVGNTPEAWNNPGKAKEIAANMRGRGADIIFAAAGGSGNGLIDYIKQTPCLNASQLPKGVTFKSDNFKNVKKSAAYAKACTGNTRPMFFIGVDSNQNYLGDFDKNPATLNHGLTSMVKRVDNAVYALINEVKNDKFKAGERRFGLKDGGVAYAVDQYNKALLPAAQIAKVEAVKQQIIKGQIKVPTK is encoded by the coding sequence ATGAAAAAATTTGTAACCCTGGCCCTCACCCTGAGCACCCTCGGCGCTTCCGTCGCTTCGGCACAGGCCGTGCGCGTGGGGATGGCCTACGACGCCGGCGGCAAGGCCGACAAGAGCTTTAACCAGAGCGCCTACGAAGGCAGCCAGCTTGCCGCCAAGAAGCTCGGCATTCAGGTCAAGGACTTTGAGCCCAGCGACCCCAGCCAGATCATCCAGGGCGTGCGCTCCTTTGCCAAGGAAGGCTTTGACCTGACCATCGGCGTGGGCTTTTCCAACAACGCCAGCATCACCCAGGTCGCCAAGGAAAACCCCGACCTGTACTTCGGTCTGGTGGACGACGTGAGCACCGCCAAGAACGTCGCCAGCCTGGTGTTCAACGAAGAGCAGGGCAGCTACCTCGTGGGCTACCTCGCCGCCATGAACTCCTCGACGGGCGTGGTGGGCTTTATCGGCGGCATGAACATTCCGCTGATCCACAAGTTCGAAGCCGGCTACCGCGCGGGCGTGAAGGCCGCCAACCCCAAGGCCACCATCATCTCGCAGTACGTGGGCAACACCCCCGAAGCCTGGAACAACCCCGGCAAGGCCAAGGAAATCGCCGCCAACATGCGTGGGCGCGGCGCCGACATCATCTTCGCGGCGGCGGGCGGCTCCGGCAACGGCCTGATCGATTACATCAAACAGACCCCCTGCCTCAACGCCTCTCAGCTTCCCAAGGGCGTGACCTTCAAGTCCGACAACTTCAAGAACGTCAAGAAGAGCGCCGCCTATGCCAAGGCCTGCACGGGCAACACCCGCCCAATGTTCTTTATTGGCGTGGACAGCAACCAGAACTACCTCGGCGACTTCGACAAGAACCCCGCGACCCTCAACCACGGCCTGACCAGCATGGTCAAGCGGGTGGACAACGCGGTGTACGCCCTGATCAACGAAGTCAAGAACGACAAGTTCAAGGCCGGCGAGCGCCGCTTCGGCCTCAAGGACGGCGGCGTCGCCTACGCGGTGGACCAGTACAACAAGGCCCTGCTGCCCGCTGCCCAGATCGCCAAGGTCGAAGCTGTCAAGCAGCAGATCATCAAGGGCCAGATCAAGGTGCCGACCAAGTAA
- a CDS encoding DNA glycosylase AlkZ-like family protein, with amino-acid sequence MNLATLRAAAFRTLTPQPDVQTALSALGFLQADPIRAPARAQDLTLMGRVRGYRAGDLERLYPALDAEEDMLPNYGFFPRETQKLLHPREVGVTRIEREHPELLDEVRGLLRERAELHPREADTLIGRGRVGNAWGGQSSATTRALDALHYRGEARVTRRVSGVRLYGPAPHLAELRRDPLPDAERLRGAVHLLAALYGPLPEASLGYLVTLSRFGFPHLHGELRAAFKRAAREELAGAVVDGVRYVWPAEWNLEDVPAPRGVRIVGPFDPLVWDRRRFEHLHGWAYKLEAYTPAAKRQFGYYALPVFSGEKAVGWANLKGEGGELKADLHFLPGVRQTKTLASGVEKELGRYRAFLGLA; translated from the coding sequence ATGAACCTCGCCACCCTGCGCGCCGCCGCCTTCCGTACCCTCACCCCGCAGCCGGACGTGCAAACGGCGCTCAGCGCCCTCGGGTTCCTGCAAGCCGACCCCATCCGCGCCCCGGCCAGGGCGCAGGATTTGACGCTGATGGGGCGGGTGCGGGGCTACCGCGCGGGCGACCTCGAACGCCTTTACCCCGCGCTCGACGCCGAAGAGGACATGCTCCCCAACTACGGCTTTTTCCCGCGTGAGACGCAAAAGCTGCTGCACCCGCGCGAGGTCGGCGTGACCCGCATCGAGCGCGAGCACCCGGAACTTCTGGACGAGGTGCGGGGGCTGCTGCGTGAGCGCGCAGAACTCCACCCCCGCGAGGCCGACACCTTGATTGGCCGGGGCCGCGTCGGCAACGCCTGGGGCGGCCAGAGCAGCGCCACCACTCGCGCCCTGGACGCGCTGCACTACCGGGGCGAGGCCCGCGTGACCCGCCGGGTGTCCGGCGTGCGGCTTTACGGCCCGGCTCCCCATCTGGCCGAGTTGCGCCGCGACCCCCTTCCTGATGCGGAGCGGCTGCGCGGTGCGGTGCACCTGCTCGCTGCGCTGTACGGCCCGCTGCCCGAGGCGAGTTTGGGCTACCTCGTCACCCTCTCGCGCTTCGGCTTTCCGCACCTGCACGGCGAACTGCGCGCGGCGTTCAAGCGGGCGGCCCGTGAAGAACTGGCGGGCGCGGTGGTGGACGGCGTGCGCTACGTGTGGCCCGCCGAGTGGAATCTTGAAGATGTGCCCGCGCCCAGAGGCGTCCGCATCGTCGGTCCCTTCGACCCGCTGGTGTGGGACCGTCGCCGCTTTGAACACCTGCACGGCTGGGCGTACAAGCTGGAGGCGTATACGCCCGCCGCGAAACGGCAGTTCGGGTACTACGCGCTGCCGGTCTTCAGCGGGGAAAAGGCGGTGGGGTGGGCCAATCTGAAGGGAGAGGGCGGTGAGCTGAAGGCCGACCTACACTTCCTGCCCGGCGTTCGGCAAACGAAGACTTTGGCATCGGGGGTGGAGAAAGAGTTGGGGCGGTACCGGGCGTTTCTCGGCCTCGCCTGA
- the ligA gene encoding NAD-dependent DNA ligase LigA has product MTDAPPDPRARYLALRDEVALHNRAYYEQDAPTIPDDEYDRLARELRELEAAHPEFADDHSPVQTVGGAPSSAFEPVTHPTQMTSLDNVFDDDELRDWQEKLARSLGLPLDTDDFTFTGELKIDGLSVNLYYLDGELQWAATRGNGRVGEIVTAQVLTIPDIPQKLEGLKGELEVRGEVYLSRADFAAFNAQAEELGTPLLKNPRNGAAGALRQKDPEVTRTRHLKAILYAVGKRDGVPARTQWEVLEWLSAQGFPTSRSSEHLRGIAAAADYHARMIRAHADFEFDADGTVLKLDSLSQQEEAGFTSRAPRWAIAYKFPVEEVETVLESITVNVGRTGKLAPLAHLSPRLIEGSTVSKATLHNEDYIRDMDLRVGDTVLVRKSGGVIPQIMRVLPDKRPADAAPFEFPTHCPVCGHEAVRAEGDANTYCPNPACPAQSFERIRYFVSRGAMDVRGIGEKLVTQLLHEGLIHDAAGLYTLSAEQLAGLERGGEKKAGNILGQLEASKTKPLWRLINALGMSHVGQRNAQALARAFGTLEGLLAATPEQIEAVPGLGGIIAQSVTASLADPAMRDLIARLQASGVAPQAEEVTRTDQLSGLNFVLTGALSRPREVIKAELEAAGGRVTGSVTKKTSYLVAGEDAGSKLARAGELGVPVLDEAGLAALLAERGLGERGVAEDGMSGAETEAAPAES; this is encoded by the coding sequence ATGACCGACGCGCCGCCCGACCCCCGCGCCCGCTACCTGGCCCTCCGCGACGAGGTGGCGCTGCATAACCGCGCCTACTACGAGCAGGACGCCCCCACCATTCCCGACGACGAGTACGACCGGCTGGCCCGCGAGCTGCGCGAACTCGAAGCGGCGCATCCCGAATTCGCAGACGACCACAGCCCGGTGCAAACGGTGGGCGGCGCTCCGAGCAGCGCGTTCGAGCCGGTGACGCATCCCACCCAGATGACCAGCCTCGACAACGTCTTCGACGACGACGAACTGCGCGACTGGCAGGAAAAGCTCGCCCGCTCGCTGGGGCTCCCGCTCGACACCGACGATTTCACCTTTACCGGCGAGCTGAAAATCGACGGCCTGAGCGTCAACCTCTATTACCTCGACGGCGAGTTGCAGTGGGCGGCCACGCGCGGCAACGGGCGGGTGGGCGAAATCGTGACGGCGCAGGTACTGACCATTCCCGATATTCCCCAGAAGCTTGAAGGTCTGAAGGGCGAACTCGAAGTGCGCGGCGAGGTCTACTTGTCGCGCGCCGACTTCGCCGCCTTCAATGCGCAGGCCGAAGAACTCGGCACGCCGCTGCTGAAAAACCCCCGCAACGGCGCGGCGGGAGCGCTGCGGCAAAAAGACCCCGAGGTGACGCGCACCCGGCACCTGAAGGCGATTTTGTACGCCGTGGGCAAGCGCGACGGCGTGCCCGCCCGCACCCAGTGGGAAGTGCTGGAGTGGCTCAGCGCCCAGGGCTTTCCTACCAGCCGCTCCTCCGAGCACCTGCGCGGCATCGCCGCCGCCGCCGACTACCACGCCCGCATGATTCGCGCCCACGCCGACTTCGAGTTCGACGCCGACGGTACGGTGCTCAAGCTCGATTCGCTCTCGCAGCAGGAAGAAGCGGGCTTCACGTCGCGTGCGCCCCGCTGGGCGATTGCCTACAAGTTCCCGGTGGAGGAAGTCGAAACGGTGCTCGAAAGCATCACGGTGAACGTGGGCCGCACCGGCAAACTCGCGCCGCTCGCTCACCTGTCGCCCCGGCTGATCGAGGGCAGCACGGTCAGTAAGGCGACCCTGCACAACGAGGACTACATCCGCGATATGGACCTGCGGGTGGGCGACACCGTGCTGGTGCGCAAATCGGGCGGCGTGATTCCCCAGATTATGCGGGTGCTGCCCGACAAGCGCCCGGCGGACGCCGCGCCATTTGAGTTCCCCACTCACTGTCCGGTCTGCGGGCACGAGGCGGTGCGTGCCGAGGGCGACGCCAACACCTACTGCCCCAACCCCGCCTGCCCCGCCCAGAGCTTCGAGCGCATTCGCTACTTCGTCTCGCGCGGGGCGATGGACGTGCGCGGCATCGGGGAAAAGCTGGTCACGCAGCTGTTGCACGAGGGCCTGATTCACGATGCGGCGGGCCTCTATACCCTCAGCGCCGAGCAGCTCGCGGGGCTGGAGCGCGGCGGTGAGAAAAAGGCGGGGAACATCCTGGGCCAGCTTGAGGCGAGCAAGACCAAACCTCTATGGCGTCTCATCAACGCGCTCGGTATGAGCCACGTGGGGCAGCGCAACGCCCAGGCCCTCGCCCGCGCGTTCGGCACGCTGGAAGGGTTGCTCGCGGCCACCCCAGAGCAGATCGAGGCGGTCCCCGGCCTGGGCGGCATCATCGCGCAGAGTGTCACGGCGTCGCTGGCCGACCCCGCCATGCGCGACCTCATCGCCCGCTTGCAGGCGAGCGGCGTCGCTCCCCAGGCCGAGGAAGTGACCCGCACCGACCAGCTCTCGGGGTTGAACTTCGTTCTGACCGGTGCCCTCTCGCGCCCGCGTGAAGTCATCAAGGCCGAACTCGAAGCGGCAGGCGGGCGCGTGACCGGCAGCGTGACCAAAAAGACCAGCTATCTTGTCGCGGGCGAGGACGCGGGCAGCAAGCTGGCGCGGGCCGGCGAACTCGGCGTGCCGGTGCTCGACGAGGCGGGGCTGGCGGCGCTGCTCGCCGAACGTGGGCTGGGCGAACGTGGAGTGGCCGAAGATGGAATGTCAGGGGCCGAAACTGAGGCGGCCCCCGCTGAAAGCTGA
- the pnp gene encoding polyribonucleotide nucleotidyltransferase, which produces MIGKTFTTMLGGRELSIETGKLAKLVSGSVTVRYGDTLLLVTAQASDTQSKLDFLPLTVEFEERHYAVGKIPGSFQRREGRPGEKAILSARITDRQIRPLFPKGYRHETQVIITVLSADGQNAPDVLGPIGAAAALSISDIPWAGPTACVRVGQIDGQYVVNPTTEQLTRSRMDLVVAGTREAVMMVECGAQTVSEDDLVGAIEFAHAEMQGVIALIEQMRAEVGHEKFNFLAEEGPANDYVPELTEKAKAAGLRDALLTHGKKDRSARLKALRNGLIEGYVPDPTAEGSAELTQALKDAFGKVEKRELRRLILEENLRADGRDSKTVRPIWIEARPLPTAHGSAVFTRGETQVLGVTTLGTERDEILIDDLTAESGDKFLLHYNFPPYSTGEVKRMGGQSRREIGHGNLAKRAIRAVLPSFEEFPYVIRVVGDVLESNGSSSMGTVCAGTLSLMDAGVPLKAPVAGVAMGLVMEGDNYRVLTDILGLEDALGDMDFKVCGTAEGVTALQMDIKVGGITPQIMREALAQAKEGRLHILGKMAEVLAAPRAELSPTAPHILSLKINPELIGKVIGPGGKQVRELEAMGAQVTIEEDGTVRIFSASGESAEAVKARIEAVTKEAKVGEEFEGTVVKIAPFGAFVNLFPGQDGMLHISQLSEQRVENVEDVLTVGDKLKVKIANIDDRGKIDLIRPELEGKVPLREPRAPRGGDRGPRRDSDRGGDRGPRREFSDRGPRPEGARSERPEGQRTERPATAPATQESSQSSDAPAAPVFPRRED; this is translated from the coding sequence ATGATTGGAAAGACCTTTACCACGATGCTCGGCGGACGCGAACTGAGCATCGAGACGGGCAAGCTCGCCAAGCTGGTGAGCGGCAGCGTGACCGTGCGCTACGGCGACACCCTGCTGCTGGTGACCGCCCAGGCCAGCGACACCCAGAGCAAGCTCGACTTTTTGCCGCTGACGGTGGAATTCGAAGAGCGCCACTACGCCGTGGGCAAGATTCCCGGTTCCTTTCAGCGCCGCGAGGGCCGCCCCGGCGAAAAGGCCATTCTCTCGGCGCGCATCACCGACCGCCAGATTCGCCCGCTGTTTCCCAAGGGCTACCGCCACGAAACGCAGGTCATCATCACGGTGCTTTCCGCCGACGGCCAGAACGCGCCCGACGTGCTGGGGCCAATTGGCGCTGCCGCCGCGCTGAGCATCAGCGACATTCCCTGGGCCGGCCCGACCGCCTGCGTGCGCGTGGGCCAGATCGACGGCCAGTACGTGGTCAACCCCACCACTGAGCAACTCACTCGCAGCCGCATGGACCTGGTGGTGGCGGGCACCCGCGAGGCCGTGATGATGGTGGAGTGCGGCGCCCAGACGGTCAGCGAGGACGATCTGGTCGGCGCCATCGAATTCGCGCACGCCGAGATGCAGGGCGTGATTGCCCTGATCGAGCAGATGCGCGCCGAAGTCGGCCACGAGAAGTTCAACTTTCTGGCCGAGGAAGGCCCCGCCAACGACTACGTGCCCGAACTCACCGAGAAGGCCAAAGCTGCCGGCCTGCGCGACGCGCTGCTCACGCACGGCAAAAAGGACCGCAGCGCGCGGCTCAAGGCGCTGCGCAACGGCCTGATCGAGGGCTATGTGCCCGACCCCACCGCCGAGGGGAGTGCCGAACTGACCCAGGCGCTCAAGGACGCTTTCGGTAAGGTTGAGAAGCGCGAACTGCGCCGCCTGATTCTGGAAGAAAACCTGCGCGCCGATGGTCGCGACTCCAAGACCGTGCGGCCCATCTGGATCGAGGCGCGGCCCCTGCCCACCGCCCACGGCAGCGCGGTGTTCACGCGTGGCGAGACGCAGGTGCTGGGCGTGACCACCCTGGGCACCGAGCGCGACGAGATCCTGATCGACGACCTGACTGCCGAAAGCGGCGACAAGTTCCTGCTGCACTACAACTTCCCGCCCTACTCCACCGGCGAGGTCAAGCGCATGGGCGGGCAGTCGCGCCGCGAAATCGGGCACGGCAACCTCGCCAAGCGTGCCATCCGGGCGGTGCTGCCCTCTTTCGAGGAGTTTCCCTACGTGATTCGCGTGGTGGGCGACGTGCTGGAGTCCAACGGCAGCAGCTCGATGGGCACTGTGTGCGCGGGCACCCTTTCGCTGATGGACGCGGGCGTGCCGCTCAAAGCCCCGGTCGCGGGCGTGGCGATGGGCCTGGTGATGGAAGGTGACAACTACCGCGTGCTGACCGACATCCTGGGTCTGGAAGACGCGCTGGGCGACATGGACTTCAAGGTCTGCGGCACCGCCGAGGGCGTCACGGCGCTGCAAATGGACATCAAGGTGGGCGGCATCACCCCGCAGATCATGCGTGAGGCGCTGGCGCAGGCCAAGGAAGGCCGCCTGCACATCCTGGGTAAGATGGCCGAGGTACTGGCCGCCCCGCGCGCCGAACTCTCGCCCACCGCGCCGCACATCCTGAGTCTGAAAATCAACCCCGAACTGATCGGCAAAGTCATCGGCCCCGGCGGCAAGCAGGTGCGCGAACTCGAGGCGATGGGCGCACAGGTCACCATCGAGGAAGACGGCACCGTCCGCATTTTCAGCGCCTCGGGCGAAAGCGCCGAAGCGGTGAAGGCCCGCATCGAGGCCGTAACCAAGGAAGCCAAGGTCGGCGAGGAGTTCGAGGGCACCGTGGTCAAGATTGCGCCCTTCGGCGCCTTCGTGAACCTGTTCCCCGGCCAGGACGGCATGCTGCACATCTCGCAACTCAGCGAGCAGCGCGTGGAGAATGTCGAGGACGTGCTGACGGTGGGCGACAAGCTCAAGGTCAAAATTGCCAACATCGACGACCGGGGCAAGATCGACCTGATCCGCCCGGAACTCGAAGGCAAAGTGCCGCTGCGTGAGCCCCGCGCCCCGCGTGGTGGCGACCGTGGCCCCCGCCGTGACAGTGACCGGGGAGGGGACCGGGGACCGCGCCGCGAGTTCAGCGACCGTGGCCCACGTCCTGAAGGTGCCCGCTCCGAACGGCCTGAAGGCCAGCGTACGGAGCGTCCGGCAACGGCTCCCGCGACTCAGGAAAGCAGTCAGAGCAGTGACGCACCCGCTGCGCCAGTCTTCCCGAGACGCGAGGACTGA
- a CDS encoding divergent PAP2 family protein, translated as MTTLTELLSNRWLWAAVFASLGAQVLKVLLILLLERRWHPGAFMETGGMPSSHSAMVSALSTGIGLTEGWDTPLFAIAATFALIVMYDASGVRHSSGVQARLLNELIEELRAVVREGFAPKPLRVLMGHTYSEVFVGTLIGIFAGWLAFRVL; from the coding sequence GTGACGACCCTGACTGAGCTGCTGAGCAACCGCTGGCTGTGGGCGGCAGTGTTCGCTTCCCTGGGGGCGCAGGTGCTCAAGGTGCTGCTGATTTTGCTGCTGGAGCGGCGCTGGCACCCCGGCGCCTTTATGGAAACCGGCGGGATGCCGAGCAGCCACTCGGCGATGGTCAGCGCCCTGAGCACCGGCATCGGCCTTACCGAGGGCTGGGACACGCCGCTGTTCGCCATCGCCGCCACCTTCGCCCTGATCGTGATGTACGACGCGAGCGGGGTGCGCCACTCCTCGGGGGTGCAGGCCCGGCTCCTCAACGAGCTGATCGAGGAACTGCGCGCGGTCGTCCGCGAGGGCTTCGCGCCCAAGCCGCTGCGGGTGCTGATGGGCCACACCTATTCAGAAGTGTTCGTGGGCACGCTGATCGGAATTTTCGCGGGGTGGCTGGCGTTCCGGGTGCTGTAG
- the glmM gene encoding phosphoglucosamine mutase, protein MTERKYFGTDGVRAVAGEFPLTPAWVMALGAAAGEVFKRRNPRASVVIGKDTRQSGDMLEAALAAGLTSRGVNVVHLGVLPTPGVSYLTRHLGAEAGVVISASHNPYEDNGIKFFGPGGGKLSDATELEIEAAIDEAATLAPVTGVNLGSVTNYTEAERLYTAFLSSHAPDLSGMRIALDCANGAAYRVAPKVFQQAGADVFAVYTTPDGRNINRGCGSTHMDHLRLIVREGDYDLGIAFDGDADRALFVDSRGNMIHGDHMLLLSARARGEKAVVATIMTNMALEVKLQEAGLTLERTAVGDRYVHERLHAKGLNLGGEQSGHVLFLDVSPTGDGVLTALLTLSSMKKLGTTLDALYDELVMFPQTLVNVRVKDKKAIASDPAVQHAVADAEKQLAGKGRINLRPSGTENLIRVMVEGQDEGEIHDIAAAVAKVVEERGAAGA, encoded by the coding sequence ATGACAGAACGCAAGTATTTCGGGACGGACGGCGTGCGGGCCGTCGCCGGTGAATTTCCACTGACCCCCGCCTGGGTGATGGCCCTCGGCGCGGCGGCGGGCGAGGTCTTCAAGCGCCGCAACCCGCGCGCCAGCGTGGTCATCGGCAAGGACACCCGCCAGAGCGGCGACATGCTCGAAGCCGCGCTCGCGGCGGGCCTGACCAGCCGGGGCGTGAATGTCGTGCACCTCGGCGTGCTGCCCACCCCCGGCGTCAGTTACCTCACCCGGCACCTCGGCGCCGAGGCGGGCGTGGTCATCAGCGCCTCGCACAACCCTTACGAGGACAACGGCATCAAGTTTTTTGGCCCCGGCGGCGGCAAGCTCAGCGACGCCACCGAACTCGAAATCGAAGCGGCCATTGACGAGGCGGCCACCCTCGCCCCGGTGACCGGCGTGAATCTCGGCAGCGTGACCAACTATACGGAGGCCGAGCGGCTCTACACGGCGTTCCTGAGTTCGCACGCGCCCGACCTCTCGGGGATGCGGATTGCGCTCGACTGTGCCAACGGTGCGGCGTACCGGGTGGCCCCCAAGGTGTTTCAGCAGGCGGGTGCCGACGTGTTCGCCGTCTACACCACCCCCGACGGGCGCAACATCAACCGGGGCTGCGGCTCCACCCACATGGACCACCTGCGCCTGATCGTGCGTGAGGGCGACTATGACCTCGGCATCGCCTTCGACGGAGACGCCGACCGCGCCCTGTTCGTGGACTCGCGCGGCAACATGATTCACGGCGACCACATGCTGCTGCTCAGCGCCCGCGCGCGCGGCGAGAAAGCCGTGGTGGCGACCATCATGACCAACATGGCGCTCGAAGTGAAGCTGCAAGAAGCGGGCCTGACGCTGGAGCGCACCGCTGTGGGTGACCGTTACGTGCACGAGCGCCTGCACGCCAAGGGCCTGAACCTCGGCGGCGAGCAGAGCGGTCACGTCCTCTTTCTCGACGTTTCGCCCACCGGCGACGGCGTACTGACCGCGCTGCTGACGCTGAGCAGCATGAAAAAGCTCGGCACCACGCTCGACGCCCTGTACGACGAACTGGTGATGTTTCCGCAAACGCTGGTCAATGTCCGGGTGAAGGACAAGAAAGCCATCGCCAGTGACCCCGCCGTGCAGCACGCCGTTGCCGACGCTGAGAAGCAACTTGCGGGCAAGGGCCGGATCAACCTGCGGCCCTCAGGCACCGAAAACCTCATCCGGGTGATGGTCGAAGGCCAGGACGAGGGCGAAATCCACGACATCGCCGCCGCCGTCGCCAAAGTGGTGGAGGAGCGGGGAGCAGCGGGCGCCTGA
- a CDS encoding prepilin peptidase, with translation MNVDTLIVLFAGLLGLLVGSFSNVLIWRLPRGENIAFPPSHCPKCDHPLKPTDLVPVFSWLALGGRCRYCRAPINPRYPVVELLTGVAYAVIAATFPLSTYEAGTLGLMVLFTILLVGSAIDLDTMTLPDELTLPGTLLGVLFGLAGAGLYAQEGQLGLPNVAQAVEGALMGAGVIVLISVYGSWVLRRFRERQWPEAPIGYQQISLGLLAGAWLGPWWGLGVALLSAAVNVAAKKAVRIPELLTLGGFLVSLALSSAGTGPGLLDMLRGGLMAAGAVSLVCGVYWWIYWRRNKQAEDDGTDDEQSDPVAMGFGDVKLAAVIGAFLGWERLLLAVVVAIFAGAVLGLVQLALKQENRVKFGPYLALGAVVALLWGGPLLDWYRGLLGM, from the coding sequence GTGAACGTCGACACCCTCATCGTCCTCTTCGCCGGGCTGCTGGGCCTGCTGGTGGGGTCTTTTTCCAATGTGCTGATCTGGCGCCTGCCGAGAGGCGAAAACATCGCTTTTCCGCCGAGCCACTGCCCCAAGTGCGACCATCCGCTCAAGCCCACCGACCTCGTGCCGGTCTTTTCCTGGCTGGCGCTGGGAGGCCGCTGCCGCTACTGCCGCGCACCCATTAACCCGCGCTATCCGGTGGTGGAACTGCTCACGGGCGTCGCCTACGCCGTCATTGCCGCGACGTTTCCGCTGAGCACCTACGAGGCGGGCACGCTGGGACTGATGGTGCTGTTCACGATTTTGCTCGTCGGCAGCGCGATTGACCTCGACACCATGACTCTCCCTGACGAGCTGACGCTGCCCGGCACCCTGCTCGGCGTGCTGTTCGGGCTCGCGGGCGCGGGGCTCTACGCGCAGGAGGGTCAGTTGGGCCTGCCCAACGTCGCGCAGGCGGTGGAAGGCGCGCTGATGGGCGCGGGCGTCATCGTCTTGATCAGCGTGTACGGCTCGTGGGTGCTGCGGCGCTTCCGCGAACGGCAGTGGCCTGAAGCGCCCATCGGTTACCAGCAAATCAGCCTGGGGCTGCTGGCAGGCGCGTGGCTGGGGCCGTGGTGGGGCCTGGGCGTCGCGCTGCTCTCGGCGGCGGTCAACGTGGCGGCGAAAAAGGCCGTGCGGATTCCTGAACTGCTCACGCTGGGCGGCTTTCTGGTCAGCCTCGCCCTGAGCAGCGCGGGCACAGGGCCGGGCCTGCTCGACATGCTGCGCGGCGGCCTGATGGCGGCGGGCGCCGTCTCGCTCGTCTGCGGCGTGTACTGGTGGATCTACTGGCGGCGCAACAAGCAGGCTGAAGACGACGGCACCGACGACGAGCAGAGTGACCCGGTGGCGATGGGCTTCGGGGACGTGAAGCTCGCCGCTGTGATTGGCGCCTTTCTGGGCTGGGAGCGGCTGCTGCTTGCCGTGGTGGTGGCAATTTTTGCGGGCGCCGTGCTGGGGCTGGTGCAACTCGCGCTCAAGCAGGAAAACCGGGTCAAGTTCGGCCCTTACCTCGCCCTGGGGGCCGTCGTCGCGCTGCTGTGGGGCGGGCCGCTGCTGGACTGGTACCGGGGGCTGCTAGGGATGTAA